The Tenacibaculum jejuense genome includes a window with the following:
- a CDS encoding energy transducer TonB yields the protein MEIKKNPKFNLENYSKLFIQLGLVLALFVTYVAIEYKTYEKDYGDLGSADLGSEVEEETLVINAPPPPPPPPPAPPPPTPEKIEVVEDDKEIEETVIESTETDESEAVEVEEIEEIEEVEEVVEDVPFSIIEEVPVFPGCKGTNQQKKDCLNKKMRKHVQRYFDAELANELGLAPGKKRIFVQFKIDKDGTITSVRARAPHPRLKKEAERIAKKLPKMVPGRQRGKPVRVGYTLPITFNVE from the coding sequence ATGGAAATAAAGAAAAATCCAAAATTTAACCTTGAAAACTATAGTAAGTTGTTTATACAACTTGGTTTGGTTTTAGCTTTATTCGTTACTTACGTAGCAATAGAGTATAAAACTTACGAGAAAGACTATGGTGATTTAGGTAGTGCGGATCTTGGTTCCGAAGTAGAGGAAGAGACGTTAGTCATTAATGCACCGCCACCACCGCCACCGCCACCACCTGCTCCACCACCACCAACACCTGAAAAAATTGAAGTTGTTGAGGACGACAAGGAGATAGAAGAAACTGTAATCGAATCTACTGAAACTGATGAATCTGAAGCTGTAGAAGTTGAAGAAATAGAAGAGATAGAAGAAGTAGAGGAAGTTGTGGAAGATGTACCGTTCTCTATTATTGAAGAGGTACCTGTATTTCCTGGTTGTAAAGGAACTAATCAGCAGAAGAAAGACTGTTTGAACAAAAAAATGCGTAAGCACGTTCAAAGATACTTTGATGCAGAATTAGCAAATGAGTTAGGTTTAGCACCTGGTAAAAAAAGAATCTTTGTTCAGTTTAAAATTGATAAAGACGGAACAATTACTAGTGTAAGAGCAAGAGCACCGCATCCAAGATTAAAAAAGGAAGCAGAGAGAATTGCAAAAAAGCTACCTAAAATGGTACCTGGTAGACAAAGAGGTAAACCAGTACGTGTAGGTTATACTTTACCTATTACCTTTAATGTAGAATAA
- the gcvH gene encoding glycine cleavage system protein GcvH, with the protein MNIPAELKYTKDHEWIKIEGDVATIGITDFAQSELGDIVYVDVDTLDDTVAIEEVFGSVEAVKTVSDLFMPLTGEVTEFNETLEDEPELVNSDPYGAGWMIKIKIADTSQIEGLLDAEAYQELIKG; encoded by the coding sequence ATGAATATTCCAGCAGAATTAAAGTACACGAAAGACCATGAATGGATAAAAATAGAGGGTGATGTGGCTACAATAGGAATCACTGACTTTGCACAAAGTGAGTTAGGTGATATCGTTTACGTGGACGTAGATACTTTAGATGATACTGTAGCAATAGAAGAAGTTTTTGGCTCTGTAGAAGCTGTAAAAACTGTTTCAGACCTTTTTATGCCTTTAACAGGTGAGGTGACTGAATTTAATGAAACTTTAGAAGACGAGCCAGAATTGGTGAATTCTGATCCTTATGGAGCAGGTTGGATGATTAAAATAAAAATAGCTGATACTAGCCAAATAGAAGGATTATTAGATGCTGAAGCTTATCAAGAGCTTATTAAAGGATAA
- a CDS encoding energy transducer TonB, which produces MKKFKKNPKKQLEKFSTIFMQLGLVAVLFIVFVTLEYKTELKKEVAEKYDEDNSKPIVFEQLPVLIKRVEKVEQAVKKTRQKPVVLEKPEVVENDQEIIEQVIDSDDDIVEVNDDDIIEIVEEDVAKKEDEPVSMTFVQKAPIFKGCEDLSESEARVCFEKKMKRLVQRHFNTDLANELGLQSGKKRIVTQFVIDKKGEITDIVIRAPHPRLKKETSRIIKKIPKFKPGIQNNEPAKVRYTLPISFMVE; this is translated from the coding sequence ATGAAAAAGTTTAAAAAAAATCCAAAAAAACAGCTAGAGAAATTCTCAACTATTTTTATGCAGTTAGGCTTAGTGGCTGTGCTTTTTATTGTTTTTGTAACACTAGAGTACAAAACTGAGTTAAAAAAAGAAGTAGCAGAAAAGTATGATGAAGACAATTCCAAACCAATCGTTTTTGAACAATTACCAGTTCTAATCAAACGAGTTGAAAAGGTTGAGCAGGCGGTTAAAAAAACTAGACAAAAACCTGTTGTATTAGAAAAACCAGAAGTCGTAGAAAATGATCAAGAGATTATTGAGCAAGTCATAGACAGTGATGATGATATTGTTGAAGTTAATGATGACGATATTATAGAAATTGTTGAAGAAGATGTTGCTAAAAAAGAAGACGAACCAGTCTCAATGACTTTTGTACAGAAAGCTCCTATTTTTAAAGGATGTGAAGATTTATCTGAAAGCGAAGCTAGAGTTTGTTTTGAGAAGAAAATGAAACGTTTAGTTCAACGTCATTTTAATACTGATTTGGCAAATGAATTAGGTTTACAAAGTGGTAAAAAAAGAATTGTAACTCAATTTGTGATAGATAAAAAGGGAGAAATTACTGATATTGTGATTAGGGCGCCACACCCACGATTAAAGAAAGAAACAAGTAGAATTATTAAAAAAATTCCAAAGTTTAAACCAGGAATTCAAAATAATGAACCAGCAAAGGTGAGATATACCTTACCAATAAGCTTTATGGTAGAATAA
- a CDS encoding VanZ family protein produces the protein MLKLIKSLLKDKAIYLAILLTLIITYLSLANLKGKSIINFSSIDKVQHALAYFTLAVIWMLAFIKKSKKKAVVILCIAFGILMEFLQANLTSYRSFEYLDMLANTVGVLIGLLFFNRIEKNLINMLNSL, from the coding sequence ATGCTGAAGCTTATCAAGAGCTTATTAAAGGATAAAGCTATATACCTTGCTATATTACTAACTTTAATAATTACTTACTTAAGCTTAGCAAATCTTAAAGGAAAGTCAATAATAAATTTTAGTTCTATAGATAAAGTACAACATGCTTTAGCATACTTTACACTAGCTGTAATTTGGATGTTAGCTTTCATAAAAAAAAGCAAGAAAAAAGCAGTTGTAATCTTATGTATCGCTTTTGGAATTTTAATGGAATTTCTTCAAGCGAATTTAACGAGCTACAGATCGTTTGAATATCTAGATATGCTAGCAAATACTGTAGGAGTATTAATAGGTTTGTTATTTTTTAATAGAATTGAAAAAAATCTAATCAATATGTTAAATAGCTTGTAA